The sequence below is a genomic window from Candidatus Brocadiia bacterium.
GCTCAACAACCAAACCAAATGTCCATAAGAATACGCCGGCATCGTTAATCAATCCTCTTTGGGCTTCTTCATCCTTTGTGCGGGAATCCATGGTTATTATATCAAGCCTGATACCTATCCTGTACAGATACTGATACACCAGCCTTGCTATCAACTGGGTATCTTTTAAGATTGTATCACAAATCATGGTAAACCTGAACTCCTGGCCATCCTTCTCCATCACCCCTTTGGCATTAAGCCTCCAGCCGGCCTCATTTAACAACTCTATGGCCCGGCCGGGATTATATTCAAACGGCCTGACCTCGGGGGCATTGGCCCAGGAACCGGGCATAAACGGTCCTGCGGACTTGATTCCATAACCACCCTCCACCTTTTGGATAACCTCGTCTATGTCTATGCTATGGGTGATTGCCTGCCGCACCCGCTTGTCCTTAAAAACAGGATGTCCGGGATTATATTCCAATACGTAATTAAAATTATTCGGCGTTATGTATGTCCGAAACTCCTTGTCGCGCTTGGCCACCTCGAAATTATCCCTGGAAAGATAAAGAATCAGGTCAATCTCGTTGCGCATAAACGCGTTCCAGCACTGGCCGGTGGTCTCATAACCGCTGGCAATAATCCGGTCTAAATACGGCCGGCCTTCGTAATAATCAGGGTTGGCCTCCAATATGACCTTGCCCCTATTAGTCCCGAAAGCATTCGGGACGGGCTGGCCGTCACTGGTCCGTTCCACAAACCTGAACGGCCCGGTACCGATTGGCTTGTTATTAAACTTGGATGTCTTAAGCCGGGCGCCGGTATCTGATTTCAGCAGGTGTTCGGGGATTATGGTGGTGGTCCGCAGGTAGTAATCGGTCGCCACCGGCTCTTTCAGGTCTATCCTCAAGGTATACCTGTCCAGTGCCCGGCAATCCTTGATGGCCGTATAATTACGCCGCCAGGGAGAATCAGTTTCGGGGTCAGTCAGCAAATTGAATGTAAACACCGCATCCTGGGCGGTCAGTTCCACTCCGTCGTGGAACCGCACCCCCTTGCGCAGGTGGAACGTATAGGCCAGCTTGTCGGCTGAAACCTCCCAGGACTCGGCCAGGTCGGGTTCATACATCATATCTTTATTGACTCTTTCCATACTGTTGAATATCAAACTCAGCAAAGGCGCCGAGATTGTCCCTTCCGTAAGTATCGGGTTGATGATGGAGGGTTTGCCGGCGTGGCCGCCGATTCTGAGCGTCCCGCCATATTTACCGTCACGGGTCGGCTGCTTTCGGCAGTCAACCCCGCCCAGCACCACCAGGCCCAACATTACAAAGAGCAACCCTTTCAACAACAGGTTCCGTTTCATTTTATTAATCATATTATGTGCAATTCTTATGCCAAACCAACTGAAATCCCGTAAACAACCGCTGATAAACCCGCCGTCCAAACCGGGCCATCGCCCTGAAAGCGTGATAATAACAAGGGAAATGGCCGGGAAAGAAACTGTCAGGCGAGGCAATATTTCTCATCTGCTACCTTGTTTCTGGACGGTTACCTTGACCGCGCCAGAGTGATTATGCACAATTTCTTGTGCACGATGCACAAATTCCTGTGCATGATGCACAATTTCCTGTGCACGATGCACAATTTTCTGTGCACAATGCACATTTTCCTGTGCATGAAGAGAAGATATCGCGGGAGTAACCATCAAGAGCTGCCTTTTCCCTATACTCCAGCAGTTGGAGCAAAGCGACTTATCCCTAGACCCTGAGGGGTCTTGGGACAAGAACCCTCACGGGCTGCCGGGTATAGTCGGCTGTTCTCCCGAGGCGCATCCGCCTCTGGCGGACAACTTCTCCCGCTGCGGCGGGATAACGTGGCAGTACGTCGTTGCACTCCTACTGCCACTAACAGACAGCCGCACTAGAATCCGTAATTCAATCCGGCTTCCAACTGCCGGCCGGGCATCGGCAGGAATTCGTCGTTCCAGTATTTGCGGTTGAAGATGTTAAGCAAATAGGCGTAGGCCGATAACTTCGGCCCCTTGGCTTCATTCGCCTTATCCAGGCTGTAATTGACGCGCATATCCCAGATGAACTTGCGGTCGCTGGGGTTCAAAAGCGCTCGCTCGTTCCAAAAACGGTAGTTGCCTTTGAGCCCGGCGTTGAGGTTATCATTGTATTTATAATTGACGCCCATATTATAAGTCACCTTGGCCACGCCGTTGCCCTGAATAATCTGGCCGGTGTCGCGATCCTGAACCCGGTTAAACGACCAGCCCGCCTGCGCCTGCAGCCCTTTGGTAAAATCATACCTCGTCTCCGCCTCGACACCCTGTCGTCGCACCCGGCTGATATTATCCATCATCATGGCCACCGGGTCATAAGCCAGGTAATCGCTCACCTCGGCCCGGTAAAGCGCCAGCTTGAACCATAAATTATTCAACGGCCTGGTCTCGGCGCTGAACTCATACACCGCCGGCGCGCGCTCGGCCTTGATATCCGGATTGGGCAGAACAAAAGGATTATTGGCAATGTATTTGTATATCAACGGCGGCGCGTTGAACGCCCGGGCCACCGACAATCGCAAATCGGTCTGCTTGAACGGCGTATGCCAGATAACCCCGGCGGACGGGCTCAACTGGTCGCCATAGGCTTCGTTGTCGTCATACCTCAGGCCCAGGTTAACATCAACCCGGTCCAGCGGACTGAGGCTATAATTAACGTAATATCCCTGCCGCTGGATTTGCTCTTTTCCAACCATCATGTCGGATTCCAGTTTATCCCGGCCCAGGTCCGCGCCGACCAGCACGGTCTGGCCTTTGGCCGGATTCAACCGGTACTGCAGGTCCAGCCCGGAAAATACGTCGCGGGTGGCGTTTTTGCTGAGCTGGGTATCGCCCGGCACGGCATAATCTATAATCCGGCCGGCGTGGTCCGAGAACTTCAGCGCCGCGCTGAACTCGCT
It includes:
- a CDS encoding TonB-dependent receptor encodes the protein MYRFLFIVTVVLSISWPAVWAAEPVKSSEEVVVTARRTPQQYSEVTGNVTVISSEQLSYMPVNDLAGALNLVNGVDLQGRGPSGQPTSVTIQGCDPRHVRIMVDGVLINSQGMAFADPSLIPIENVERIEIIKGTTSSVWGSSLGGVINVILKKPQTNQLVKTDFTSGGGWGDYGFWKQDAQVSGRMDKLGYLVWAGYLDSNNEFRTNSAVLSQKGGFKLSYETSNVSNLEANFQYYNSDVGGYEFDLMGYGEKLRHILKYGSVRFGLAPDPNSEFSAALKFSDHAGRIIDYAVPGDTQLSKNATRDVFSGLDLQYRLNPAKGQTVLVGADLGRDKLESDMMVGKEQIQRQGYYVNYSLSPLDRVDVNLGLRYDDNEAYGDQLSPSAGVIWHTPFKQTDLRLSVARAFNAPPLIYKYIANNPFVLPNPDIKAERAPAVYEFSAETRPLNNLWFKLALYRAEVSDYLAYDPVAMMMDNISRVRRQGVEAETRYDFTKGLQAQAGWSFNRVQDRDTGQIIQGNGVAKVTYNMGVNYKYNDNLNAGLKGNYRFWNERALLNPSDRKFIWDMRVNYSLDKANEAKGPKLSAYAYLLNIFNRKYWNDEFLPMPGRQLEAGLNYGF
- a CDS encoding ABC transporter substrate-binding protein; this translates as MKRNLLLKGLLFVMLGLVVLGGVDCRKQPTRDGKYGGTLRIGGHAGKPSIINPILTEGTISAPLLSLIFNSMERVNKDMMYEPDLAESWEVSADKLAYTFHLRKGVRFHDGVELTAQDAVFTFNLLTDPETDSPWRRNYTAIKDCRALDRYTLRIDLKEPVATDYYLRTTTIIPEHLLKSDTGARLKTSKFNNKPIGTGPFRFVERTSDGQPVPNAFGTNRGKVILEANPDYYEGRPYLDRIIASGYETTGQCWNAFMRNEIDLILYLSRDNFEVAKRDKEFRTYITPNNFNYVLEYNPGHPVFKDKRVRQAITHSIDIDEVIQKVEGGYGIKSAGPFMPGSWANAPEVRPFEYNPGRAIELLNEAGWRLNAKGVMEKDGQEFRFTMICDTILKDTQLIARLVYQYLYRIGIRLDIITMDSRTKDEEAQRGLINDAGVFLWTFGLVVEPLDAANLWHSRKMNKEHRAWRYDNPEVDRLFDLGINTPDINEQKRIYRDIHKIIYAEQPATFLYHPPILSAVSAHIQNTDALFNSPEMPFYYMKDWSIEPENN